The Streptomyces pactum genome contains a region encoding:
- a CDS encoding TetR/AcrR family transcriptional regulator, with product MKTVSHATPLRRAPVQRRSAERLTRILDACADLLDEVGYDALSTRAVALRAGVPIGSVYRFFGNKRQMADALAQRNLERYAERVTERLTAAGDGGWRGALDAVLDEYLAMKRTAPGFSLIDFGNQIPVGGRHTVPNHRVADRLTELLSGYLGRRPDDDLRRTFLVAVETADTLVQLAFRVAPDGDGRIIEEARELLRAYLGRVLD from the coding sequence ATGAAGACCGTGTCCCACGCGACCCCGCTCCGCCGTGCCCCCGTGCAGCGGCGCAGCGCCGAACGGCTGACCCGGATCCTCGACGCCTGCGCCGACCTCCTCGACGAGGTCGGCTACGACGCCCTGAGCACCCGGGCGGTGGCGCTGCGCGCGGGCGTGCCCATCGGCTCGGTGTACCGCTTCTTCGGCAACAAGCGGCAGATGGCCGACGCGCTGGCCCAGCGCAACCTGGAGCGTTACGCCGAGCGGGTGACCGAACGGCTGACGGCGGCGGGCGACGGCGGCTGGCGCGGGGCGCTGGACGCGGTGCTCGACGAGTACCTGGCGATGAAGCGGACCGCGCCCGGCTTCTCCCTGATCGACTTCGGCAACCAGATACCGGTCGGCGGCCGGCACACCGTCCCGAACCACCGGGTCGCGGACCGGCTCACCGAACTGCTCTCCGGCTACCTCGGCCGCCGCCCCGACGACGATCTGCGCCGCACCTTCCTCGTCGCCGTGGAGACGGCCGACACCCTCGTGCAACTCGCATTCCGGGTCGCGCCGGACGGGGACGGGAGGATCATCGAGGAGGCCCGGGAGCTGCTGCGGGCCTACCTGGGGCGCGTGCTGGACTGA
- a CDS encoding molybdopterin oxidoreductase family protein, with translation MSRTALRICPLCEATCGLALTIDGTAVTAARGDRDDVFSRGFICPKGASFGAVDSDPDRLRTPLVRRDGELREATWEEAFDAVAAGVRPVVERYGPHSVGVVLGNPNVHTVAGALYPNVLLGALGTRSLFTASTVDQMPKHVSSGLLFGDANAIPVPDLDRTDHLLLIGANPLESNGSLCTAPDFPGRLKALKARGGTLTVIDPRRTRTAKLADRHVAIRPGTDALLLAAMAHVLFEEDLVDLGALAPHVEGAEELADAVRDFTPESVAAACDVDAGVTRALARELAGAPTAAVYGRIGSCTVPHGTLASWLVDVLNILTGNLDRPGGALFPQAATDRTPRPAGPGHGFALGRWRSRVGGHPEAKGELPLSALAEEIDTPTGAEAGEPVRALITVAANPVLSAPDGDRLDKALDSLDFMVSVDPYLNETSRHAHVVLPPPPPAQSPHHDFAFNTLAVRNQVRYTRPAVPLEPGRMAETEILARLTLAATGMHGADPAAVDAMVIEQTLGKAVRDPHSPVHGRDPGELTAQLTGENGPERRLDLMLRLGPYGDGFGTRPDGLTLQRLLAHPHGIDLGPLRPRLPQPLKTRSGRVELLPGPIADDLPRLRQALAERPDGLVLVGRRHLRSNNSWMHNVPALTGGSNRCTLHLHPEDAERLGVRGGEPVRVKGAGGEVTAPAEVTDTVRPGVVSLPHGWGHDRPGTRLTHAATEPGVNVNQLLDGSMLDPLSGNAVLNGVPVELTPVGGR, from the coding sequence GTGTCCCGCACCGCCCTGCGTATCTGCCCCCTGTGCGAGGCCACCTGCGGCCTGGCCCTCACCATCGACGGCACCGCGGTCACCGCCGCCCGCGGCGACCGCGACGACGTCTTCAGCCGCGGCTTCATCTGCCCCAAGGGCGCCTCCTTCGGCGCCGTCGACTCCGACCCCGACCGGCTGCGCACGCCCTTGGTGCGCAGGGACGGCGAGCTGCGCGAGGCCACCTGGGAAGAGGCGTTCGACGCGGTCGCCGCCGGCGTCCGGCCCGTCGTCGAGCGGTACGGCCCGCACTCCGTCGGCGTCGTCCTCGGCAACCCCAACGTGCACACCGTGGCCGGCGCGCTCTACCCGAACGTCCTGCTCGGCGCCCTCGGCACCCGCAGCCTCTTCACCGCGTCGACGGTCGACCAGATGCCCAAGCACGTCTCCAGCGGGCTGCTCTTCGGCGACGCGAACGCCATCCCGGTGCCCGACCTCGACCGCACCGACCACCTGCTCCTCATCGGCGCCAACCCGCTGGAGTCCAACGGGAGTCTGTGCACCGCGCCCGACTTCCCCGGCCGCCTCAAGGCGCTCAAGGCCCGCGGCGGCACCCTCACCGTCATCGACCCGCGCCGCACCCGCACCGCGAAGCTCGCCGACCGGCACGTGGCGATCCGCCCCGGCACCGACGCCCTGCTCCTCGCCGCGATGGCCCACGTACTGTTCGAAGAGGACCTGGTGGACCTCGGCGCACTGGCCCCGCACGTCGAGGGCGCCGAGGAACTCGCCGACGCGGTGCGGGACTTCACGCCGGAGTCCGTCGCCGCCGCCTGTGACGTGGACGCGGGGGTGACGCGCGCCCTCGCCCGGGAACTCGCCGGGGCCCCCACCGCCGCCGTCTACGGCCGCATCGGCAGTTGCACCGTCCCGCACGGCACGCTCGCGAGCTGGCTCGTGGACGTCCTCAACATCCTCACCGGCAACCTCGACCGGCCCGGCGGTGCCCTCTTCCCGCAGGCGGCCACCGACAGGACGCCCCGCCCCGCCGGACCCGGCCACGGCTTCGCGCTCGGCCGCTGGCGCTCCCGGGTCGGCGGACACCCCGAGGCCAAGGGGGAGCTGCCCCTGTCCGCCCTCGCCGAGGAGATCGACACGCCCACCGGCGCCGAGGCGGGCGAGCCGGTGCGCGCGCTGATCACCGTCGCCGCCAACCCCGTCCTGTCCGCACCCGACGGCGACCGGCTCGACAAGGCGCTGGACTCGCTCGACTTCATGGTGAGCGTCGACCCCTACCTGAACGAGACCTCGCGCCACGCCCACGTCGTCCTGCCGCCGCCCCCGCCGGCCCAGAGCCCGCACCACGACTTCGCCTTCAACACCCTCGCCGTACGCAACCAGGTCCGCTACACCCGCCCGGCCGTCCCGCTGGAGCCCGGCCGCATGGCCGAGACCGAGATCCTGGCCCGGCTGACCCTGGCCGCCACCGGCATGCACGGCGCCGACCCGGCCGCCGTCGACGCCATGGTGATCGAGCAGACCCTCGGCAAGGCGGTCCGGGACCCGCACTCCCCCGTGCACGGACGCGACCCCGGGGAACTGACCGCGCAGCTCACCGGCGAGAACGGCCCCGAGCGGCGGCTCGACCTGATGCTGCGCCTCGGCCCCTACGGCGACGGCTTCGGCACACGGCCCGACGGGCTGACCCTCCAGCGGCTGCTCGCCCACCCGCACGGCATCGACCTCGGCCCGCTGCGCCCGCGCCTGCCGCAGCCGCTGAAGACCCGCAGCGGCAGGGTGGAGCTGCTGCCGGGGCCGATCGCCGACGACCTGCCGCGCCTTCGGCAGGCCCTGGCCGAGCGCCCCGACGGGCTCGTCCTCGTCGGCCGCCGCCACCTGCGCTCCAACAACAGTTGGATGCACAACGTCCCGGCCCTCACCGGCGGCTCCAACCGCTGCACCCTGCACCTCCACCCCGAAGACGCCGAACGGCTCGGCGTGCGCGGCGGGGAGCCCGTGCGGGTCAAGGGCGCCGGGGGAGAGGTGACCGCTCCCGCCGAGGTCACCGACACCGTCCGGCCGGGCGTGGTCAGCCTCCCGCACGGCTGGGGCCACGACCGTCCCGGCACCCGCCTGACCCACGCCGCCACCGAGCCCGGCGTCAACGTCAACCAGCTCCTCGACGGCAGCATGCTCGACCCGCTCTCGGGCAACGCGGTCCTCAACGGCGTACCCGTCGAGCTCACGCCGGTGGGCGGCCGCTGA